Proteins from a genomic interval of Rhipicephalus microplus isolate Deutch F79 chromosome 6, USDA_Rmic, whole genome shotgun sequence:
- the Syt14 gene encoding synaptotagmin 14 — protein MQMLTVPVETTVYLGAVGVILVMLGVFYLYLSKKVCFTTIGGFPCCDGAVSSRERERQVIARNLGAAYAYDDVESSSESDEEVIQQLHHSASLQGGFLNSASARKVSSMGHSTDHAHGNGHLPQPDLVSLAENGRAVSTGAEAADTSRVSSKTVQETSTVRTALQYENGAFLKADDSPLSLAACGGSDEPMLLDLAEEELRCVAEASGLHGPGPSEQTTRCGALELMFEYDESARKVMVTVLRAHNLPSRDRGGANSVQVRLLLLPHKRQKFRTKIKQAGEDMTFNETFAFMRISPEEVNTMGLRVRLYGCERMRREHLVGETVLPFQCLALDQPSTMWLMLEPRSNLAHWDSKCEISSLARSDSTSSAQSMQHGGLPELLLGLAYNGTTGRLAVEVIKGSHFRNVTMNRAPDTFVKLTLMSSSGQEITRSKTSVRRGQPNPLFKETFVFQVALFQLPDVTLMVSVYYKRSMKRKDMIGWFSLGLNSSGEEELSHWNDMRESKGEQMCRWHVLLDS, from the exons atgcagatgctcacAG TGCCAGTCGAGACGACCGTCTACCTGGGTGCTGTGGGTGTGATTTTGGTGATGCTAGGAGTGTTCTACCTTTACCTGAGCAAGAAGGTCTGCTTCACGACCATAGGAGGCTTCCCGTGCTGCGACGGTGCCGTATCGTCTCGCGAACGCGAGCGACAAGTGATCGCCAGAAATTTAG GGGCGGCGTATGCTTACGATGATGTCGAGTCATCGTCGGAGAGTGATGAAGAAGTCATACAGCAACTACACCATTCGGCCAGCCTGCAAGGTGGCTTTCTTAACAGCGCGTCAGCCAGAAAAGTGTCCAGCATGGGCCACTCCACTGACCATGCACATG GCAATGGCCACCTGCCTCAACCAGACTTGGTTTCACTCGCGGAGAATGGGCGTGCCGTATCCACGGGGGCAGAGGCAGCAGATACAAGCAGGGTTTCTTCCAAGACTGTGCAGGAAACGTCTACTGTTCGCACTGCTTTGCAGTACGAGAATGGTGCATTCCTGAAGGCCGATGACTCCCCACTGTCACTCGCTGCATGTGGAGGAAGCGAT GAGCCCATGCTACTTGACTTAGCTGAAGAGGAGCTGAGGTGCGTGGCCGAGGCATCCGGTCTGCATGGTCCCGGTCCTTCAGAGCAGACCACCCGCTGCGGTGCACTTGAGCTCATGTTCGAGTACGATGAGTCGGCCCGCAAGGTCATGGTCACGGTCTTAAGAGCACACAACTTGCCCAGTCGAGACCGCGGAGGAGCCAATAGTGTTCAA GTACGACTATTACTGCTGCCCCATAAGAGGCAAAAattcagaacaaaaataaaacaagcgGGGGAAGACATGACCTTCAACGAAACTTTCGCCTTCATGCGCATCAGCCCTG AGGAAGTGAACACTATGGGGCTGCGTGTCCGGTTGTACGGATGTGAACGCATGCGTCGGGAGCATCTGGTCGGGGAGACCGTGCTGCCTTTCCAGTGCCTGGCTCTCGACCAGCCTTCCACCATGTGGCTGATGCTGGAGCCACGGTCTAACCTGGCC CACTGGGATTCCAAGTGCGAGATTTCCAGCTTGGCCCGATCGGACTCGACGAGTTCAGCGCAGTCGATGCAGCACGGAGGACTTCCAGAGCTGCTGCTAGGGCTTGCCTACAATGGCACGACGGGGCGTCTCGCTGTTGAGGTCATCAAGGGAAGCCACTTCCGAAATGTCACCATGAACAGGGCCCCAG ACACGTTTGTTAAACTCACGCTGATGTCGTCAAGTGGTCAGGAAATAACCAGAAGCAAGACATCTGTCCGGCGGGGTCAGCCAAACCCTCTCTTCAAAGAAACGTTTGTATTTCAG GTTGCCCTCTTTCAATTGCCAGATGTGACACTAATGGTTTCCGTTTACTACAAGCGGTCCATGAAGCGAAAAGACATGATTGGCTGGTTCTCATTGGGCCTCAATAGCTCTGGTGAAGAGGAACTCTCACATTGGAATGACATGCGCGAAAGTAAAGGAGAACAG ATGTGCAGGTGGCATGTGCTCCTTGACAGCTAG